One window of the Triticum dicoccoides isolate Atlit2015 ecotype Zavitan chromosome 3B, WEW_v2.0, whole genome shotgun sequence genome contains the following:
- the LOC119275323 gene encoding ubiquitin carboxyl-terminal hydrolase 2-like, producing MEPASLANDLCATARKDDWQRVPSIAMDDDASGYANGDGYVIRGIPNLGQTCYMNATLQCLLALGKLRTMIQSPAAHLGSIGLHLQQFFQETLVNDARHTLNPRMILQAMHEHYPNRFLVWNMEDSHEFLMSLFNAVDAEVEQQNRMHVLKGGEVFPTLNVSLFRGQLFETTSCQRCWYNDTKTVDFGELYLSLPEKDPPARSVASTPRNKSHGSQTDKSDGDNKMQTAAPGSTSQFPGSGLGDGAMEKTPRPLQVDSSEVKDVVHSHMQTQKNDVPIEILDFIPDLFDDTERMEEATTDSRNPEDKETTYSVKVTAKDKGEAQSSDIVNDEAKHMNSLGSIEDCLELFAHRVKERCENCSKVAEQIMASTNINTTVDGDQTELSGRKTCPSERSSDCNNLSVESPRRKPYHSDVHDQVILSENITTEEITSGTSCGEKGESDQGVQEAGLPTDKQTDLFSAQDSPDTSTQNQACAKQAMLDDHTAQKMEENQNEQKDGNGCAIQTQLINKLPPVLIIPFKRYRNDLSKLRGHVSFKEILHLGPFMDPSSEEKDNSRYRLVGVIEHRGDNLHTGHYVAYVRGAGLKHRSSGSSSWICADDRNIKEISIEQVVRCEAYILFYERIEEGETRDKEVDDMVEDKDEGDRPFLTEGPSELCDDLLLNIFSRLEHRTAIRVSSLSRLGTESGTFICSQIVTMLVRIPFFHVRCYKCWKAKKPMGIG from the exons ATGGAGCCAGCTAGCCTTGCAAATGATCTATGTGCCACCGCTAGAAAGGATGACTGGCAAAGGGTGCCCAGCATTGCAATGGACGATGATGCGTCTGGGTATGCTAATGGCGATGGTTACGTTATCAGAGGGATACCGAACCTTGGGCAAACATGTTACATGAATGCAACGCTGCAGTGCCTCCTTGCCCTTGGTAAGCTGAGGACAATGATTCAAAGTCCGGCTGCTCATTTGGGGAGCATTGGTCTGCACCTGCAGCAGTTTTTCCAAGAGACACTTGTGAATGATGCCAGACACACGCTGAACCCACGGATGATACTGCAAGCTATGCATGAGCATTATCCGAATCGGTTCTTGGTCTGGAATATGGAAGACAGCCATGAGTTCCTTATGTCTTTATTCAATGCTGTGGATGCGGAGGTGGAGCAGCAAAACAGAATGCATGTCTTGAAAGGGGGTGAAGTATTCCCTACACTTAACGTTTCTCTTTTCAGAGGCCAGCTGTTCGAGACAACGTCCTGCCAAAGATGCTGGTATAATGATACTAAAACCGTTGATTTCGGTGAACTCTATTTGTCACTTCCAGAGAAGGATCCTCCAGCCAGAAGCGTTGCATCAACACCAAGGAACAAAAGCCACGGATCTCAAACTGACAAGAGTGATGGGGATAATAAGATGCAAACAGCTGCTCCAGGCAGCACTTCTCAGTTTCCCGGTTCAGGATTGGGAGATGGGGCAATGGAGAAAACCCCCAGGCCTTTGCAAGTTG ATTCTAGCGAAGTGaaggatgttgtacacagtcatatgCAGACTCAGAAGAATGATGTCCCAATAGAAATTTTGGATTTCATTCCTGACTTATTTGATGACACTGaaagaatggaggaagcaacaacaGATTCTCGGAATCCAGAAGATAAGGAGACGACTTACTCAGTAAAAGTTACTGCCAAAGATAAGGGGGAAGCTCAGAGCAGTGATATTGTTAATGATGAGGCCAAACATATGAACTCTCTTGGGTCGATTGAGGACTGCCTGGAACTGTTTGCCCATCGAGTGAAGGAACGTTGTGAGAACTGTTCCAAGGTTGCTGAACAGATCATGGCAAGCACCAATATAAATACGACTGTTGATGGAGATCAGACTGAGCTGTCAGGCAGGAAAACATGCCCAAGTGAGCGATCTAGTGACTGTAATAACTTGTCCGTAGAATCTCCAAGAAGGAAACCATATCATTCAGATGTACATGATCAAGTTATACTCTCTGAAAACATAACTACTGAAGAAATCACTTCAGGGACGAGCTGTGGTGAAAAAGGTGAAAGTGATCAAGGTGTACAAGAAGCTGGGCTTCcaactgataaacagactgacctGTTCAGTGCCCAGGATAGTCCGGATACCAGCACTCAAAATCAGGCTTGTGCGAAGCAGGCAATGCTGGATGATCATACTGCCCAAAAAATGGAGGAAAACCAAAATGAGCAGAAAGATGGCAACGGTTGTGCAATTCAAACACAGTTGATTAACAAGTTACCACCTGTATTGATTATTCCATTTAAGAGATACAGAAATGATCTGTCTAAACTGAGAGGACATGTGAGCTTTAAGGAGATTCTTCATCTTGGACCATTCATGGACCCCAG TTCCGAGGAGAAAGACAATTCCAGGTACCGTCTAGTTGGTGTCATTGAGCACCGTGGTGACAACTTGCATACAGGGCATTATGTTGCTTATGTGCGGGGGGCAGGTCTCAAGCATCGGAGCAGTGGTTCTTCCTCATGGATTTGCGCAGATGACCGCAACATCAAGGAAATCTCCATAGAACAAGTTGTCAGGTGTGAGGCGTACATTCTTTTCTACGAGAGGATAGAGGAGGGTGAGACAAGAGACAAGGAGGTGGATGACATGGTGGAAGACAAGGACGAAGGTGACAGACCCTTCCTCACCGAGGGACCCAGCGAGCTCTGTGATGATTTGCTTCTCAATATATTCTCCCGACTTGAACACCGAACAGCCATCCGTGTGTCGTCATTGAGCCGTCTTGGAACAGAGAGTGGGACATTCATTTGCAGTCAAATAGTTACTATGTTGGTGAGAATTCCTTTCTTCCATGTGAGATGCTACAAATGCTGGAAAGCCAAGAAGCCAATGGGAATCGGTTAG